The Candidatus Accumulibacter similis genome has a segment encoding these proteins:
- a CDS encoding DUF2917 domain-containing protein, whose amino-acid sequence MNLDPCNSQLCLSDNRPLRLRSARGVRVTCTAGVAWLTVAGEAGDILLTAGESHRVRSNGLALLEAIGTARVRLEPPARRWPTLWWHVPGRWRHRSLTLLALDWRPLLGWRGRSVNAGGA is encoded by the coding sequence ATGAACCTCGATCCGTGCAACAGTCAGCTCTGCCTCTCTGACAACAGGCCACTGCGGCTGCGCTCGGCGCGCGGCGTTCGCGTCACCTGTACCGCCGGTGTCGCCTGGTTGACGGTCGCTGGCGAAGCGGGCGACATCCTCCTCACGGCGGGCGAGAGCCACCGGGTGCGCAGCAACGGCCTGGCCCTGCTCGAGGCCATCGGCACGGCACGCGTCCGGCTTGAGCCGCCGGCGCGTCGCTGGCCGACTCTGTGGTGGCACGTCCCTGGCCGCTGGCGCCACCGCTCGCTCACGCTGCTGGCGCTCGACTGGCGTCCGCTGCTGGGGTGGCGCGGGCGATCAGTCAACGCCGGTGGAGCTTGA
- a CDS encoding PLP-dependent aminotransferase family protein, with translation METEPLRYERLAEDLRGIIAAGNLQPGERLPSVRRLSRERRLSVSTVLQALHQLEDRGLVEARPQSGYFVRHPGVRRAQPDSRSTPETPVVVDVSQRLMRVLQAGVAPGMAPLAAALPAPGLLPLPSLQRLYAGVVRRHPRLLAGGSHINMDEPALVRQLLLRSVSWAGPLAAGEFIITNSCTEALALCLRAVTRPGDTVAVESPGYYLMLQLLETLGLKALEIPTDPGRGLSIEALELATRDGRVAACLLVPNASNPLGSIMPDENKRRLARLAAERGLAVIEDDIYGDLHFANERPRPIKAFDESGQVMLCSSFSKCLSPALRIGFVAGGRYRSQIALQKTIGSGATNPVTQLVLAEYLASGACERHLRTLRRAYQRQVDAMRAAVGKYFPAETRITEPQGGFVLWVELPAEIDASARFERAIAAGVAYVPGELFSASGMYRNCLRLNCGNPHTAEIDDAVRRLGELLSR, from the coding sequence ATGGAGACCGAACCGCTGCGCTACGAGAGACTGGCCGAGGATCTGCGCGGCATCATCGCCGCCGGCAACCTGCAGCCCGGCGAGCGGCTGCCGTCGGTACGACGCCTTTCGCGCGAGCGCCGCCTGTCGGTATCGACCGTGCTGCAGGCGTTGCACCAGCTCGAGGATCGCGGACTCGTCGAGGCGCGGCCGCAGTCGGGCTACTTCGTCCGCCATCCCGGTGTCCGGCGCGCGCAGCCCGACAGCCGGTCGACGCCGGAGACGCCGGTGGTGGTCGATGTCAGCCAGCGCCTGATGCGCGTCCTGCAGGCCGGAGTGGCGCCGGGCATGGCGCCGTTGGCAGCGGCCCTGCCGGCTCCCGGCCTGCTGCCGCTGCCCTCGCTGCAGCGGCTCTACGCCGGCGTCGTCCGGCGCCATCCACGTCTCCTCGCCGGCGGCAGCCACATCAACATGGACGAACCGGCTCTCGTGCGCCAGTTGCTGCTGCGCTCGGTCAGTTGGGCCGGCCCACTGGCTGCCGGCGAGTTCATCATCACCAATTCCTGCACCGAAGCGCTCGCGTTGTGCCTGCGGGCGGTGACCCGTCCCGGTGACACGGTGGCCGTCGAATCGCCGGGCTACTATCTGATGCTGCAGCTGCTCGAAACGCTCGGTCTCAAGGCGCTCGAGATACCGACCGACCCCGGCCGCGGGCTGTCGATCGAGGCCCTCGAGCTGGCGACACGCGATGGCCGGGTCGCCGCCTGCCTGCTGGTTCCAAATGCCAGCAATCCACTCGGCAGCATCATGCCCGACGAGAACAAGCGACGGCTGGCCAGACTGGCCGCAGAACGCGGCCTCGCGGTGATCGAGGACGACATCTACGGCGACCTCCATTTCGCCAACGAACGCCCGCGGCCGATCAAGGCCTTCGACGAGAGCGGCCAGGTGATGCTCTGTTCGTCCTTCTCGAAGTGTCTCTCGCCGGCGCTGCGGATCGGCTTCGTCGCCGGCGGGCGTTACCGGTCGCAGATCGCCCTGCAGAAGACGATCGGCAGCGGCGCCACGAATCCGGTCACGCAACTGGTGCTCGCCGAGTATCTCGCTTCAGGTGCCTGCGAGCGTCACCTGCGCACCCTGCGGCGCGCCTACCAGCGGCAGGTCGATGCCATGCGCGCGGCAGTGGGCAAGTATTTCCCGGCAGAGACCCGGATCACCGAGCCGCAAGGGGGCTTCGTGCTGTGGGTCGAACTGCCGGCGGAAATCGATGCCAGTGCACGCTTCGAGCGGGCGATCGCCGCCGGCGTCGCCTACGTACCGGGCGAACTCTTTTCCGCCAGCGGCATGTACCGCAACTGCCTGCGCCTGAACTGCGGCAACCCGCACACAGCGGAGATCGACGACGCCGTCCGCCGTCTCGGCGAACTGCTGAGCCGCTGA
- a CDS encoding DMT family transporter, whose translation MQSLWMVVASLLFACMGVCVKLAAASHSAEEIVFYRSILSLLVMFVLVRLRRVPLRTPHWRWQISRGAVGFAALIAYFWAITLLPLATAVTLNYSSAIFLALYLAVAGQRPTGGAFGALALGLAGVSLLLRPSWSADQMLGGLLGLASGVLAGLAYFSVRELGHRGEPETRTVFYFSLVSSVGATCWLVWSELHPVDLRSGSLLFGVAAFATAAQLAMTRAYAASRTLLTAALAYSTVIFASFFGIVLWHETLDRWSWMAIGLIVLSGVATTHFSPPAPRRQTVPQAAPAAARDPQPSAQRIGKARASKLS comes from the coding sequence ATCGCTCTGGATGGTCGTCGCCAGCCTCCTCTTCGCCTGCATGGGGGTCTGCGTCAAACTGGCAGCGGCGAGCCACTCGGCAGAGGAGATCGTCTTCTACCGCAGCATCCTGTCGCTGCTCGTCATGTTCGTGCTGGTCCGCCTGCGCCGGGTGCCACTGCGGACGCCCCACTGGCGCTGGCAGATCAGCCGCGGAGCGGTCGGCTTCGCGGCCCTGATCGCCTACTTCTGGGCGATCACCTTGCTGCCGCTGGCCACTGCCGTCACCCTGAACTACAGCTCTGCGATCTTCCTGGCGCTTTATCTGGCAGTCGCCGGGCAGCGACCGACTGGCGGCGCCTTCGGCGCACTGGCGCTCGGCCTCGCCGGTGTCAGCCTGCTGTTGCGGCCGAGCTGGAGTGCCGACCAGATGCTCGGCGGTCTCCTCGGCCTGGCTTCCGGGGTGCTGGCAGGGCTGGCCTATTTCAGCGTTCGTGAACTGGGTCACCGGGGCGAGCCCGAGACCCGGACCGTCTTCTACTTCTCGCTCGTGTCGTCGGTTGGCGCCACCTGCTGGCTGGTTTGGTCAGAGCTGCATCCGGTCGACCTGCGCAGCGGCAGCCTGCTGTTCGGAGTGGCTGCCTTCGCCACCGCCGCTCAACTGGCCATGACGCGCGCCTATGCCGCCAGCCGCACCCTGCTGACGGCGGCTCTGGCCTACAGTACGGTCATTTTCGCCAGTTTCTTCGGCATCGTCCTCTGGCATGAAACCCTCGACCGCTGGTCCTGGATGGCGATCGGGCTGATCGTCCTGTCGGGCGTCGCCACGACCCACTTCTCGCCGCCGGCTCCGCGGCGGCAAACGGTGCCCCAGGCCGCGCCAGCGGCGGCACGCGACCCACAACCATCCGCTCAGCGCATCGGGAAGGCGCGCGCCAGCAAGCTCTCGTAG